The DNA region TAAGTATGAGGAAAATTATGTAAAGTCTGATCCTTCAAAATATCAAAttgttcctctatttctttctttttttaaagattttatttatttatttgagagagagagtgagagagagagagcacaagaggggggagcgggagagggagaagcagactccctgccgagcagggagcccgatgcgggactcgatcccgggactccaggatcatgacctgagccgaaggcagtcgcttaaccaactgagccacccaggcaccctaaattgTTCCTCTATTTCTTTAGGGCACTCTTATCTACTAAGTTTCATGGCCTCTCTAGTTTTCTGCATTTCCCCTTCCTAGATGagccattttttttccaagtctgttttcttcaccgtgctttttatttatttctgatgtATATATTAAGTCTTGAAATATGTCTTTGAGAATTGCCAAATGTAGATGTGTGTGTTCTAAGTTTCTATCCCCCTTTTCCACCctgtcaggttttattttttttaatccaaaaggATGGGGCAATATGACTATTTGGATCACTCTTATTTCACAAAACCAAGTCAGTGATGTAAAAGGGCATTTGTTTTAAGTGTAATTTCATCATAATTATGATATGGTTCATGGcttatggtttgtttgtttttctcatttctagaaGTCTGCAAAGTTGATAACCAACTAGAAAAGAATCAAGAAACCCAGGACAGACATTTCTGCCAGCCTCCATTTATCAACAGCAAAACACTGACTATGCACAGAGGTAATGTATTaggaagcatttttaatttcagcacaGACACAGTTCCTTCCATAAAAATACCCTGTAGGTGTGACTCGTGTGGTATGaatttgaaatgtatttcagaattaattattaataagaaaaactaTTTAAGTAAGAAGCCTATTGATCTCAATACATATGGGACATTGCTCCTTCATATTAACCATGAACAAACTCAAATGGGAGAGAAACCTTGTGAAttcattcaaaatggaaaataccTCAGTCATAATGAAGATTTCATCCCAtatcagagaattaaaaatacagagcAGTCCTTTATTCAAAGCAATAAGGAATACAAGGAATATGGGAAAGCTTTCCATGAGAAGGCAGTTGTCATCCCATATAACCAAGCTCACGTAGGACAGAGTCCTTGTGAACATAATGAATCTGATAAAACTTTCTGTAATGATTCAGCCCTCATGGTCCATAAGATGGcacaaagaacagaaaatccTTATGAGTTTCATGAATATGCTAAAACTTTTGAGAAGTCATCTCTCTTGGAACACAGAGTTCATTTAGAGGTGAAAGGTTATGAGTATATTGAAAGAGTGAATAATTTCAATGGGAGATCAGAATTTCCTGACACaggagagagaatatttgaatatAACAACTTGGGAGAACCTTTCCGGGAGAAGTCAGTTCTTAATGTAACTCAGAGAACATACATAGGAGACAAAGTCTGTGAATGTAATAAATGTGGAAAAGCATTCTGCAAAAAGTCAAAACTCACCAAACATCAGAAAATACATACAAGAGAGAAActctatgaatgtaaggaatgtgggaagtgCTTCTCTCGGAAATCTCTCCTCACTTTACATCAGCGAATCCACACAGGAGAAAAACCATACGAATGTAAGGAGTGTGGGAAATGCTTCTCTAGAAGTTCACACCTCATAATtcatcagagaactcacacaggagagaaaccctatgaatgtaaggaatgtagAAAAAGCTTCTACCATAAGTCCTATCTCACAGTacaccagagaattcacacaggggagaagccctatgaatgtaatCAGTGTGGAAAAACCTTCATAAGCAACTCAGTCCTCACAATACATCAGAAAACACACACAGGTGAGAAACCCTATGAGTGTAATCAATGTGGAAAATTCTTCTCTAGAAACTCCTACCTTACAGTACATCTGAGAACTCACACAGgggagaagccctatgaatgtgAGATATGCGGAAAAACCTTTTGTCACAAGTCAGATGTCACTAAACATGAGAAAACTCACATAGGGGGAAAACCCTATGGATGTAATCAGTGCGGGAAAACCTTTAGTCGCAACTCAGGTCTAAAAGtacatcagagaactcacacaaAGGAGAAACCATATGAATGTAGTGAGTGTGGGAAATCCTTCTCTGAGAAATCAGTCCTCACAGTACATCAGAGGATCCACACAGGGGAAAAACCTTATAagtgtaatgaatgtggaaaaacCTTCTACAATAAATCAGACCTCACTAAACACCACAGAACTCACACAGgtgagaaaccttatgaatgtaaggaatgtgggaaattcTTCTCTAGGAATTCATACCTTACAGTACACCAGCGAActcatacaggagagaaaccctatgtgTGTAAAAAATGTGGGAAGACCTTTTGCCATAAGTCAGATTATACAATACATAAACGAacacacagaggggaaaaatCATATCACTGTAATCAGTGTGGGAAAACCTTCACTTGCAGTTCAGTCCTCAGATcacatcagagaactcacacaggtgagaagccctatgaatgtaatgAGTGTGGGAAGTCATTTTCTGAGAAATCCATTCTCACCGTACATCAGAGAATACACACAGGGGAGAAACCTTACAAGTGTAACAAATGTGGAAAGTCTTTCTATCATAAGTCAGATCTCACTAAGCATCAGAgaacacacacaggagagaaaccctataaatgtaaTCATTGTGGGAAAACCTTCAGTTGTAACTCAGGCCTCAAAGTACATCAGAGAAGACACATAAgagagaagccctatgaatgtatTGAGAGTGAGAAAACCTCCAAGAAATCAGTTATCACAGTACATCCAAGGTTACACACAGGGGaagaaaatttgtaaatatagCAGTGAGAGAAATCTTTCTCTTGTGATTCATACCTCAAAATACCACAGAAAATTCACAAAAGACATGACTCCTATGAATGTGAAGAATGGCAAATCTTTTACCATAAGTCATCTTCCAAAGTAAACGAGAATACTCATAGTGGAAAATACTCTGAATTTGGTGaatgtttaaaaatctgttgtaaGTAAGACAACTAAAAGTGACTGTAGAAGAAACCCTGTTAATGCATGTAGGAAATATGggggattatttttattatgaagtaGAGCTTATTAAAGAACTTACATAGGAGATAATCCTGTCAATCAAACAGATGAGTGAAAATGTTCTTCCAGAATTTGGCCATAAATAACAATCAGACCACACTTGGGAAAAAGTGTCAACATCTTGTATTTTTTTGAGACCTTCTTACACAAGTTGTACTCAATGTATGTCAGGGCAATAATAGGGAAGATACCCAAAGAATGCAGCAAATGTGGTTGAGACTTTATCAAGAAATGCCATTTTGTTCAGCAAGACAATTGATATTGGAGGAAGTCATAAAGATGTTTTGAATGTGCAGACTTTAACAAAATTCAGACTTTATTATATGTGAAGATTTTATTGAAGGAAGTATGTCTTTAGGAAATATGGACAGAAATTGTCCTTTAGATATATTATTCTTAAAGTTATGTTTTTCTCTAATCTcaaattttttaatagaaataaagctgaagatagacatttttaaaaacattaactgGAATGCGAAgctttttgaaaagaacaaataaactgAATAATCTTCTCAGACTCTGATTTCACTTTGGGAGAAACACATGTCACCCCGTGGCCCTCCCTAGCATGAGCCATCATGGGTTTTTGATTAGTCTGTCCCCAAACTATGCTGTTACCTCTGCGAAGAATGCTTGATGGTCTGGTTCATCCTGGGGTCTACTCGAGGGGTTCTCCCCATGGACTAGACTCATATCAGAATGTACACTGCCAGCAGCCAGGGACAGTCTGGAGGACGTATCTGCTTCCTCTTCTTAGGTTCAGGAACCAGAAGAAACATTGAGTGTGTTAATGAAAGTAGACTACTGTAGGGCATATGACCTTCGTGTCCCAGCTGAAATTTCCAGGAAGCTCATCATAGCTCAACTTTCTTGAATTCAGGCCTATTGACCCAGTGATAGCCCACCTTTCCAGGGGGTGTGTCCAGTTATGAGGAATATCATAACCATTGCTGTGTCTGCTGCAGGTTGGAAGTAATGTACGAGAATAGTTGAAGTATCTGCATACCATCCTCAAATCCATTCCATATCCTATAACTTCTACCACCTTCAGCACTTTTCTAAATTTCGTTAATATTGATCTCACATCTCATTACTTTTACagtaatattttacatgtatttctctgtgtgtgtgtgtctaacaTTGTTTTGCTTGTATATCAGTGGGAACACATGTTTTGCAACTTGCTTTTGTCTTCAGGTGCATGGTTTTGATATTTATACATATTGACATATTTAGCTTTAGTTGATGCATTTTAATAAAGCATGATATATGACTATAACAGTATTGTCTATTTTCCTGtttatgattttcaaaatttaagagctttgttattaaaataataatgttcccaaatttttaaaaatcaactctgGGCAATAATTTAAATATGGTTAAATATACCAACTCAAGTTTTAATAAGAGTATACTCATACATATGACTCCTACAGTTTAGAGAGACAACACCCATTACCCAGAAGGGTTTCTCATTCCCCTTTCCCAGTCACTTCTGGGACTCGCCCCCCACCACGGCCCCTGGCAACCAATGATCTGCTTTCAGTAACTAGGttagactgattttttaaaatatcatttcacataaatggagaTATCCAAGATGTcctcttccttgtcttttatTCAGCATGATTTTGAGATGCATCCATGTTTTAGCATCTGTCAGTAActcctttgttttttattaagtcATATTTTATTGTATGCTTAATTACAGTGTATCCattctctttccagtttttggttGTTATGAACATAGCTGCAGTGAACTTCATGTGCATTTTAATGTaggcatgtttttatttctctcgggtaaatacttaggagcaAAGTTTTTCAGTTTGTAGGATTAGTATATGTAATGTCAGACCTCTCTGAAGTGGTTGTTCCATTTACATTTCTGTCACCAGTGTGTGAGAGTTGTagttatttcacatttttgtcaATACTTGatattgttactttttaataCAGCCATTTTAATGTGCATAGTGGCATTTCCCTGtgcttttcatttgcatttccttgataaatAATGATGTTACGCATCTTTCACttacttactggccatttgtgtatcttatTTTGTGAAGCATCTGTTTAAATCGTTTGCCCACTTTGTAggttgtttgtcttatttttgagttataaagattttttattgattGGATATTTTCCCCAATCTGTACCCCCCGTTTGTGGATTTGtggaagtttttcattttgataaagtccagcTTACCAGgtttaatcttttttaagaaatctttgcagACTCAATAGTATCAGagatttttcctcttgttttctaAATGCTTTAGCTCTGTGTTAGGTATATGATCTATTTGGAAtacatttttgtgtatagtgtttTAAGGGTCAAAatttatattattccatttgaACATTCCgttttttcagcaccatttgttgaaaagactatcttttctccattgaattacctTGGCACCTTTTAAGACATCCAATTGATtatttgtctttgtgtgtgttggggggtggttTCTACCTTTGGGTCCTTTTTCCTGTCCCATTGATCTGTTTAGCTTCTCTACATTGTCTTTATTGCTATATCTTTGTTAATAAGTCTTTAAATGAAATTGTATCAATTCTTCAACTTTGTTCTCTTGTCCAGAACTGTTTAGGCCCTTGcaggtcttttgcatttccacatacattttagaaTGAACTTGtcggtttcttaaaaaaaaaaaaaacaaacaaaggctGCTTTCATattgcttttaggattttattgATTCTGTATGTCTGGGAAAAGTTGACATCTTAATACTGACTTTTCTGATCCATGAATGTGCTCTATCTCACCATTTaattaggtctttaatttctctcagcagcgTTTTGTATTGCCTGAGTACAGAcattgttttgttagatttatccctaagtCTGTCTTGATTTGGATGCCATTATAAGTAGTATTGTTTATGTAATTTCACTTTCAGTAGTTCTTTGTTAATCTATAgcaatacagttgatccttgtgTATTGACCTTGTTTCCTGTAACCTTGATAAACATCATTTTGGTAGCTTTTTGAGTCCATAAGATTTTCTAATTGTATATGATCATGTCTCCTGCACttggttctttcttttcaatctttatgctgtttacattttttttctttctttcttctttttttctttttttttttttttttgcctttactgCATTCTCACTACAATGCTGAAGAGAACTGGTGACAAAAGACATCCTCGCCTTACTTGCAGTCTTAGGGGACAGCATTGAGTCGTTTACCATATGTTTCATGTCAGCTGAGAGTTTTATgaataaatgttgatttttggcatttggccttttaaaaagcacaaaaatctaATAATCACatgattcctttttaaatttttctgatatgattaattacatttacatatttttagatGTTTAAACAACCTTGTATTTCTGGAATAAAATCCACTTGGTTGTGGTCCATCATTTATATGTTGCTGAGTTTGATTTGCAGATTCTGCGTTAAAGACGGTTGTGTCATTATTCATAAAGAATGACGTCTGTATGATCTGTACTGATCACCCCTCTTTCGTTTTTACATtgataaaatttgttttctcttcattgGTTTGGAGGAAATTAATCAGTTTCACTGattatgtttttcaaaagaatgagcttttggtttcattgattttctctatttgtcctttttttatttcattgacttACGTTCACTTCGCTACTATTTTTATGTTTCCATTCACTATGgggttagttctttttttaacttcttttttttttttttttaagatttttatttatttgagagagagagagaatgagagagagcaagcacatgagaggggggagggtcagagggagaagcagactccctgccaagcagggagcccgatgcgggactcgatccagggactccaggatcatgacctgagccgaaggcagtcgcttaaccaactgagccacccaggcgccctttttttaacttcttaaaatgaAAGCTGGGTTTTCACTGATTTtgatactattttcatttttttttttttttaagattttatttatttatttgacagagagagaaatagcgagagcaggaacataagcagggggaatgggagagggagaagcaggcttcttgccaagcagggagcccgatgtgggactcgatcccaggaacctgggatcatgacttgagctgaaggcggacgcttaacgactgagccacccaggcgcccgatactattttcattttaattataaacttTTAAAGTTCTGAATTTCACTCCAGCATCTAGAAATTCTGGAAAGttatgtgttcattttcatttagttaaaaatattttctaatttacgtTAAGGTTTCTCAACCCACCCCtgccatgggttatttagaaaacTGTTGtgtgatttctaaatatttgggattttttttcagatactttTCTATTCATTTCTAACTTGTTTGTGTTCAGAGAATATAATCTTTATGATTTTCCTTAAGTttttcttggtgaatgttccatgtgaacttgaaaagatTATGTATTCCGCTGTCACTGGGTGAGGTGTTCTAAAATGTCAGTTGGTTGATAATGTTTTGCAAATTATACGTATCTATGCTTAATTTCCCTTTCAGTTGTTTTATCAATTCCTGAGACAGGTATGAAGTTTCCAGCTGTAATTGTGACTTTGTGTTTTTCTATTGTCGGTTTGTCATACAACTTGAAgctcttctttctcattctgtaaTTTTCCTGTTCATTCCTGGCAAAATTCCTTGTCttgaaatctgcttttttttgatattaatataaccactTCAGCTTATGATTAGTGTTTGCATGCTATATCTAATTCCATCTTTCTTTAGTCTatatttgtcatttaatttaaagtgaattttttcTATAGGATAGAGTTGACTCTTGCTTTCTTATCCTGTCTGATAATCACTGCCTTCTGTCTTAATGCTTTTATTTGGAGTAAGTTCTTAGGTGAACatctaccatcttgctatttttttaaattgaaatttttatgagAGGaatgtagattcacatgcagttttaagaaacaatacataCAAGTCCAGGGAACACTTTACCCAATTTTCACtaatggtaacattttgcaaaactattgTATAAATAGCCCATCCAGGATATTGACGTTGATCACAGGCCTTAGGAACATTTctccagtttttcttcttttcatttgtttgcatgtatATATTTAGTACAGTACAACTTTGTCACTTGTGTAGCTTGTGTGTATCTGCCACTGTAGTCAAAATACTGTATAGTTCCATCATCGTAAGGACCtctcatgttgcccttttataacCGTACCCTCTTtactcctctgtgctctgccactGTCAGTTCGGACATGTTACATGGAGATACACGCATGTCACCTGTGGGGTTCGTTTCTGTCCCTACACATAACACCTTGAGTATTCATCCAAGTTACTGTATAAGTGGTTCATGCCTTTTTGTTCCTGAATAGTGttctgtgttatatatatatatatatatatatatatatatatataaacatatatatagtttgtttaaccattcagtGATAGATCTGGGGTTTTtgcagtttttggctattacagatAAGCTGCTATGAATGCACcgttttgtattcccaccaataatgtGTAAGTCAtctagtttctctgcatccttaccatCGTTTGTGTTAggactattttttgttttaacagttCTGAGAggggtggcttagttaagtgtctgcctttggctcaggttgtgatccctgggtcctgggatcaagtcttggcgtcaggctccctgctcagtggagagtctgcttctccctcttcctctgccccccccccccatttgtgctcctttgcgctctcgctctctctcaaataaataaataaaatctttaaaaaattctgatggggcgcctcggtggctcagttggttaagcatctgccttcggttcaggtcatgatctcagggtcctgggatcaagccccagatcgggctccctgctcagcagggagtctgcttctctctctctctttgcctctccacctccttcttatgtgttttctctctcccccagcccccgtctcaattaaataagtaaaatcttaaaaaaaaattctgataggtatgtagtgatagcttgctgtcattttattttttttaagattttatttatttgtcagagagagagcacaagcaggaggagtggcaggcagagggagaagcaggctccccgttgagcaaggagcccaatgcgggactcagtatcaggaccctgggatcatgacctgagctgaaggcagatgcttaaccaactgagccacccttgctgtaattttaatttgcatttccctaatggtgtttaaaatgttttcaactaTATATTTGCTGTCTTGTTCTGCTCTTTGTTGAAGtggttctttttgtcttttgcccattttctaactggCTTGTGGTTTTACTGATGAGTTTTGAGAGtactttgtatattctggattaTAGTTCTTTGTCAGATACAGGCaaacctcagagatattgcaggttcagttccagatcATGACAATAAAGCAAATGTTACAATAAAGCGAGtcagatgaattttttggtttctcagtgtTTATGAAAGTTACGTTTACACCTTACTGTAGTCTGTTACGTGTGCACTAGCACTAtatctatagaaaaaaatagcacgtaccttaatttaaaaatactttattgctaaaatatgCTAATCATTGTCTGAGCTTTCAGGGAgctgtaatctttttgctggtggaaggtCCTGCCTCAGTGTTGTTGGCCGTgaactgatcagggtggtggttgctgaaggttgggtgGCCGGGGCAATCTCTTGTGGCAACAATGCAAAGTTTGCCACATCAGTCGATGCTTCCTTTCACGAACAGTTTCTCTGTAGCATTTGACAGCCTTTTACTCACAGAACTTCCTTCAGAATTGGAGTCAGTCCtatcaaaccctgctgctgcttaaTCAGCAAGTTTATGTGACAGTCTGGGTCTTTTCTTGTCCTtccaacaatcttcacagcatcttcagaAGCAGATTCCATTTCAAGAAACCgctttctttgttcatccataagaagcaacttcTCATCTGTTCAGGTTTTATCATCATGAGACTATAGCAGTTCAGTCCTATCCTCAGGCTCCACTTCCAGTTCTAGTTCTCGTGCTCttcccaccacatctgcagtgacttcctcccctgaagtcttgaacccctcaaagtcctCCATGAGGGTTGCAGTCAGCTTCCTCCAAACCCCTGTTATGTTGGTATTTTGACTTTTTCCCATGAACTACATGGGAATCTGGAATAGGGCATCCTtttcagaaggttttcaattaCTTTGCCCAGGTCTATCAGGGAAAttactatctatggcagctatagccttctaaaatgtatttctttttttctcttttttgagagagagggagtgcaagtggggggaggggcattgggagagggatagagagaagcttaagcaggctccatgcccagcttggagcccgacacagggcttgatctcatgacccacgagatcatgacctaagttgaaatcaagagtcagatgcttaactgactgagccacccagacacccctaaaatgtatttcttaaatagtaagacttgaaaatcaaaattattccTTGCTCCTTGGGCTACAGAATGGATATTTTGTTGGCAGACATGAAAACAAGATTAATCTCATTGTCCATcttcatcagagctcttgggtgaccaggtgtaTTCCTGGTGAATGAGCAGGAATCTTAATCTGGGTGGTACATGTCAGTAATTGACTTAAATAGTATgatgtaaacagatgtgctgttaTGCAGGCTtcattgttccatttatagaataCAGGCAAAGTAGATTCAGCATAATTATTAAGGACCCCAAGATTTTTGGAATGGTAAGTGAACATTGGCTTCAGTTTAAAGTCACCAGCCCTTACTGAGTCAGCCTGTCTTTAGaagatttgaagccaggcattgacttctctctagttatgaaagtcctagatggcatcttcttccaatagaaggctgctTTGTCTACATTGGAAATCTGTTGTTCACTGTTGCCACCTTCCTGCATTATCAGCTCagtcttctggagaacttgctgcagcttctccatcagcaccaGCTGCCTCGCCTTGCACTTTGATGTTACGGAGACGGCTTCTTTTCTTAAGTCACGAACCAACGTCTCTGAGGTTCCAGCTTTTCTTTCACAGCTTCCTCGCCTTTCTCcaccttcacagaattgaagagagttaggacCTTTCTCTGGAGCAgtctttggcttaagggaatgtggCTGGCTTGACCTTCTATCCAGACCACACAGAcgttctccatatcagcaataggGCTGTTTCGCCTTCTTATCAtctgtgtgttcactggagtggCACTTTCAGTTTCCTTCCaaaacttttcttttgcattcataACTTGGCTGACTGccacaagaggcctagcttttggcctgtGTTGGCTTCTGGTGTGCCCTTTTCAGTCAGCtgaatcatttctagcttttgatttaatttGAGACATGTGACTTTTCACTTAACACTTGACACTGTAGGGTATAAACTGGCCGAATTTCAACATTGTCGTGTCTCAAGGAGTAAGGAGGCctgtggagaggaagagagatggcgGAATGACTGGTCAGTGGAACGGtcagcacacacacattcatgattAAGGTTGTTGTCTTGGATGGGCACAGTTCTGGTGcccccaaataattaaaatgctaaCGTCAAAGATGACTGATTACATCACcatgacaaaaataataacaatgaaaatcaAGTTTGAAGTATTGTGAGACTTACCAAAACGTGACAAAGAGACGCGAAGTGAACAAACGcttttggaaaaatggtgccaatagagtTGCTGGACCCAGGATCACCACAAAACTTTAATTTGTAATGAATGCAGTATCTCTGAAGTGcagtaaagcaaagcacaataaaacaaggtatgcctgtatttgaAAATCTCTCAAACTTGgcagaaaacataaatatacagaTTGAAGAAGGAAAGTTAACCACAAGAGGATAAATTAATACAAGTCCATGCACAGATACATTTTAATCAACCTAAAAACTAGTAACagaaaaaatcatgaaagaagtTCAAGAAAAACTGTGTATTAACGTTTAGGGAACCCAGTACAAATGGCAAGAGATTTCTCACCTGAAACCTTGGAGGCCAGAAGTATATGGCATAAAATTGTTCAAGCCATTAAATAATTGTCTACTATGAAGTCTATATTAAAAATAGCCTTTgggaataaaagggaaatattttctcagataaaggaaaacagaatgtgTTGCAGGGTGACCTACCTTCAGACAGTGGCTAAAAGAAGTTTTTCAAGAAAATGATAACAGAAGGAGTCttggaaattcagaaaagaaagaaggaaatgggtaAAAATATGGGTAAgtataaaactattttcataagcttcttaaattatttcatattggaagcaaaaaaaaacatACCACCACCTGATGTGATACTCTATATAGATGAAAATACTAAAgacaattatatttcaaaataggaCCTGTAAagaacataggtagtaatttCCCATATTTCATTCAGTGATAAAACATCACTACCAGTGGACTATGAGCAAACAGTAAGAAGATGGTACCAAAAAAAATACCCTGAATGTTAATTTTGCCCCGCTCATCCCTCAACAGGGTCTATTCTGAGGCGCATCCTTTGGAGTGAT from Neomonachus schauinslandi chromosome 6, ASM220157v2, whole genome shotgun sequence includes:
- the LOC110586055 gene encoding zinc finger protein 33B-like encodes the protein MFRILKLCLQRFLHFSKRDQQNMKKSYGSLSFEDVTVGFTQEEWQHLDPAQRILYRDVMLENYSHLVSVGCCIPKPEVILKLEQGEQPWILEEESPSQSYPEVCKVDNQLEKNQETQDRHFCQPPFINSKTLTMHRGNVLGSIFNFSTDTVPSIKIPCRCDSCGMNLKCISELIINKKNYLSKKPIDLNTYGTLLLHINHEQTQMGEKPCEFIQNGKYLSHNEDFIPYQRIKNTEQSFIQSNKEYKEYGKAFHEKAVVIPYNQAHVGQSPCEHNESDKTFCNDSALMVHKMAQRTENPYEFHEYAKTFEKSSLLEHRVHLEVKGYEYIERVNTFREKSVLNVTQRTYIGDKVCECNKCGKAFCKKSKLTKHQKIHTREKLYECKECGKCFSRKSLLTLHQRIHTGEKPYECKECGKCFSRSSHLIIHQRTHTGEKPYECKECRKSFYHKSYLTVHQRIHTGEKPYECNQCGKTFISNSVLTIHQKTHTGEKPYECNQCGKFFSRNSYLTVHLRTHTGEKPYECEICGKTFCHKSDVTKHEKTHIGGKPYGCNQCGKTFSRNSGLKVHQRTHTKEKPYECSECGKSFSEKSVLTVHQRIHTGEKPYKCNECGKTFYNKSDLTKHHRTHTGEKPYECKECGKFFSRNSYLTVHQRTHTGEKPYVCKKCGKTFCHKSDYTIHKRTHRGEKSYHCNQCGKTFTCSSVLRSHQRTHTGEKPYECNECGKSFSEKSILTVHQRIHTGEKPYKCNKCGKSFYHKSDLTKHQRTHTGEKPYKCNHCGKTFSCNSGLKVHQRRHIREKPYECIESEKTSKKSVITVHPRLHTGEENL